GGTGCACGTCCGGATCGGCTCGCCGCGCGTGATCGGCTCCTGCTACTACGGCATCGACACGCCGACGCGCGACGAGCTGATCGCGAACCGCATGAGCGTCCCGGAGACCGCGGCGTACCTGAGCGCCGACTCCCTGAAGTACATGGAGCTCGCCGACTTCGACGGCGTGCTCGCGGCGCGGAAGGACTACTGCTTCGCGTGCTTCGACCTCGACTACATCTACCCGCCCGAGCACTACGGCATCAAGGTGAACGTCCCGCTGGATCGCGAGTGATGCCCGCGCGCCGTGTTCCAGCGTGTCGAGGCGATCTGGCGCGGGCCGATCCCCTCCCGACCCGGACACCCCTTTGGCACCGCCGCGCGTTCCGGTGTATACCGTCCGCCGGAGGCTGCATGCGGACGCGGATTGCGGTGATCTCGACGGCGCTCGTCATCGCGCTCGGGGTGATCGCGCCCGAGGCTTCGGCCGGGGGGCGCGCGCGCCGGGCGGCGTCGGCGCTGCTCCGCGCCGAGGCGGCGCTCGCGGAGATATCCGGACACGAGCTGGCGGGCGCCCTCGGCGCCGAGCTGGATCTGGCGCGGCGCTGGCTCGACGACGCTCGCTTAGCGCTCCGGGACCGACGCGACCGCCGAGCCGAGGCGCTGACCGCGAGGCTCGACGCGCAGCTCTCGCTCCTGCGCGCCATGCTCGCCGCCGCCGGCGCGGAGGCGAAGGCCGAGGCGGCCGAACGCGCCGCCCTGGTTCTCGCCGAGAGGATCCGCGAGCTCGAGGCGCGCTATGACGCGCTCGTCCTCGAGACCAGGGGCGTCGAGCTCACCTCGGCGTTCCCCGTGAAGCGGGAGGCGCAGAGTGCGCCTTGAGATGTCGATCGCGGTCTGCCTCGGGCTCGCGGGCTGCGGCCCGGCACCCGTCCCCGACTCCCTGCGGCAGCTCGAGGCGCTCGCCCGGGCGGACGACTCGAAGGTGGCCGCCGAGACCGCGTCGACCGCGTGGGGAGAGTCCCAGCGCTACCTCGGGCTCGCCGTTGAGGCGCTCGACTCGGGGGACGCCGCGGGCGCGGATCGGCTCGCTGAGCTCGGGCTCATCCAGGGCAAGCTGGCGATGACGTCGCTGCGAGAACTGCGCGCGCGCGGGCAGCTCGAGATCGCGGCGGCGGTCGAGGCGCAGCGGGCGCTCGAGATCGAGCGGCTCTCGTCCGCGATCGAAGCTTTGGAGCGGCTGCTGGCCCGGGAGCGGATCCGGCGCCACGTGGAGGCGGTCGTCGACGCGAGCAGGCGCCGCGCGGCGGCGGAGGAGGAGCGCGCGGCGGCGGGTCGGGCGGATCCGGAGCACGCCGACGCCCTGCTCGAGGTCGGGCGAGAGATGCTCGGGCGGTGCCGGATCGAGGCCGCCGTGCTCGGGGCGCTCGCCTCTGCCGGCGCCGCGCTCGAGGAGCAGAAGGTGTCCGCGGACGGGGCGCTCGCCCTCGCCGAGGAGGCGCTCGAGCGGCGCGATCTCGCGGCCGTCCAGGAGCGCGTCGAGGACGTCGGGGCCGGCGCGCACCGGGCGTTCGCCTGGGCGTTCGAGGGCACGGGCGCCGCCGCGGCGGCGCGGACCTCGGAGCTCCTCGAGCGCCTCGCGGCGGCCGGCTTCACCGCGGTCCCCGACGACTTCGGCGCGGCGGTTTCGCTCTCGCGCGGCGGCAAGAAGGGAAAGGCGGCCTGCGGCGGTGCGCAGAGGCTCGTGGAGATCGAGACGGCGCTCGGGGACGCGGCGGCGCACGTCGTCCTCGAGATCGACCCCCGCGGCGCGCACCCGTTCCCGGCGCTCGATGGCGACAAGGGGAAGTGCCCGGCCGCGCTCGTCGTACCGCTGCCGAGTGCGCGATGATCGCCCTGCCCCGCTGGTTGGACCCCATCCGGCTGCCCATGCCGGCCATGCTCGGCGCGGTGAACGCCTACCTCGTGCGCGGGCCGGACGGCGCGGCGCTCGTCGATACCGGGATGGACGACGCCGCCTCGAGGGCCGCCCTCGTCGCGGCGCTGTCGGAACGCGGGCTCGCGATAGGCGATCTCGGCCAAGTCGTCTGCACGCACTACCACCCGGATCATTGCGGCCTCGGAGCGACGCTCGTCGACGCGGGCGCCGAGGTGATGATGACCGCGCGGGACGCAGCCTCGCTCGCCGTGTTCTTCGACGATCCTGCGTCGGACTCCCGCAGATCGACGTTCTTCGGCCGCCACCGGATACCGGCGGACTTCGAGACGCGTGTGGCGGCGATGTTCCCGTTCTTCCGGAGCCTCCAGGAGCCGTTCCGCCCGACGCGAACCCTCACGGACGGCGAGGTCGTGCGCCTCGCCGGGATCCCGTTCGAGATCATCCACACGCCGGGCCACACCCGCGGCCACGTCTGCCTGCTCGAGCCCGAGAGCGGGATCCTCCTCACCGGGGATCACGTGACGCCCGGGGAGGCCACCCACGTCTCGATGCGCGAGGAGGCGGTCGGGACCGATCCGCTCGGCGCGTTCCTCGACTCGCTCGAGCGCGTCCGCGCGCTCGGTCCGCGCCTCGGCCTCTCCGGACACGGCGCGCCGATCCCGGACGCCTCCCTTCGCGCCGACGAGATCCTCAGGCACCACGCGGCCCGTATCGCGCGCGTCGCCGCCGCGCTCAAGCCCGCGCCGGCCGAGGCGTACGACCTCTGCCTCGAGGTGTTCGGCGATCGCCGCAAGGTGTTCGCCCGCTGGCTGGCGATGTCGCAGACGCTCGCCTACCTCGAGCATCTCGTGCACCGGGGCCGCGCCCAGGAAGTGGCGCTGGAAGGTGGGCTGGCGTACCGTTGCGTCTGACAGGAGGGGCTCCTTCATTGGACGCTTCACGGGAAAAGGTCCGCGTCGCCGCGCTCTCCGTGCTGTCGAACGGCGCGCTCGTGGCCGGCAAGATCGTGGTCGGGACCCTCACCGGCTCAGTGTCGGTGCTGTCCGAGGCGATCCACTCGGGCATCGACCTCCTCGCGTCGCTCATCGCCCTGATCGCCGTGCGCACCTCCGGCAAGCCCGCGGACCCGGAGCACCCGTGGGGGCACGAGAAGGTCGAGAACCTCTCGGGCGCGATCGAGGCGATCCTCATCTTCGTAGCCGCGATCTGGATCATCTACGAATCGGTCGACAAGCTGCTCCACCCGAAACCGCTCGACGCGATCGGGCTCGGCGTCGGGATCATGGCGCTCTCGTCGGTCGTCAACTTGGTCGTCTCGCGCGCCCTGTTCCGAGTGGGCAAGGAGACCGACTCGGTGGCGCTCGTCGCTGACGCGTGGCACCTGCGGACCGACGTCTACACATCCCTCGGCGTGATGGCCGGCCTCGGGATCATCACGCTCGGCGGGATCTTCCTCCCGAAGGTCGACCTCTCGTGGCTGGATCCCGCGATCGCGATCTGCGTCGCGGTGCTCATCATGAAGGCCGCGTTCCAGCTCACGCGCCAGTCGATCGCCGATCTGCTGGACACGTCGATGCCGGAAAACGAGAGGGTGTGGATCACGTCCTTCCTCCGCCACGAGATCCGGGAGGCGTGCGGCTTCCACCGGCTGCGCACGCGGAAGGCTGGCGCCACGCGGTTCGTGGAGTTCCACCTGCTCGTGGAGCCGGACATGCACGTCGACGACTCGCACGCGATCACGGATCGGATCACGGCCGAGATGCGGGAACGCTTCCCGGGGTGCAACGTCACGATCCACATCGAGCCGTGCGACGGGAGCTGCGAGGACGCCTGCGTCGCGGGCTGCCTGGTGGCCGCGGACGAGCGCGAGGCGAGGTCATCGAAGTTTCGGGGCGGCCGCTGAATTCATAGGATTTGCTTGATCACGAGCGAAGCGGAGACGGGTTGGGCTCCACCAGCCAACGGCGTCACCGTCAGTGCCGCGGGGTTTCCGACCGGGTTTCGGACGGTGAGGATCGAGCTCGCCGAGGTCGTCGTGACCAACACCTGATTCACGATCTGTGACGTACCGGTAGCGCGTCCGGCCACCGTATAGGGCAGCTCCACGACCCCCGAACCGCTATCGAGCCCGAGGACGAGCTGCCCGGCTTCGTTGACGCTCACCTGCCAGGAAACTTCGTAAACGCCGATCGATGGCAAGATGAACTCGCTCGCGCTGACCCCAGAGATCCCGCTTGCCGCACCATCCCGCGGGAACGCCACCGCAGCCCCCACCGCGACCGTCGCCGCGTTGTCGCCCGGCATGAGCGCATAGAAGTATCCGAACGGCATCACGGGAGCAGGCAGGCCCTGCAGACCCTGCGGCCCGACT
Above is a genomic segment from Pseudomonadota bacterium containing:
- a CDS encoding MBL fold metallo-hydrolase, which translates into the protein MIALPRWLDPIRLPMPAMLGAVNAYLVRGPDGAALVDTGMDDAASRAALVAALSERGLAIGDLGQVVCTHYHPDHCGLGATLVDAGAEVMMTARDAASLAVFFDDPASDSRRSTFFGRHRIPADFETRVAAMFPFFRSLQEPFRPTRTLTDGEVVRLAGIPFEIIHTPGHTRGHVCLLEPESGILLTGDHVTPGEATHVSMREEAVGTDPLGAFLDSLERVRALGPRLGLSGHGAPIPDASLRADEILRHHAARIARVAAALKPAPAEAYDLCLEVFGDRRKVFARWLAMSQTLAYLEHLVHRGRAQEVALEGGLAYRCV
- a CDS encoding cation diffusion facilitator family transporter; amino-acid sequence: MDASREKVRVAALSVLSNGALVAGKIVVGTLTGSVSVLSEAIHSGIDLLASLIALIAVRTSGKPADPEHPWGHEKVENLSGAIEAILIFVAAIWIIYESVDKLLHPKPLDAIGLGVGIMALSSVVNLVVSRALFRVGKETDSVALVADAWHLRTDVYTSLGVMAGLGIITLGGIFLPKVDLSWLDPAIAICVAVLIMKAAFQLTRQSIADLLDTSMPENERVWITSFLRHEIREACGFHRLRTRKAGATRFVEFHLLVEPDMHVDDSHAITDRITAEMRERFPGCNVTIHIEPCDGSCEDACVAGCLVAADEREARSSKFRGGR